The sequence cctccggctcgttcgttgccaacaggatggcaaaaacccaggaggaccaccgccaggagaaCCGAGGCGTGGTCGAAGgtggtaggccgcaaagccaagaaggcagaggcggcgaagaagaagggtgtaGAGATGGCCCCCCTTCCGCCGCCGGtgaagaagacggggaggaggacgacggccgggacgacaaaGCCCCCGGCCGCAAGAAAGGAGAgaaccgcggggggcaaggcgacaaaggaggccacaaagaagccccgcctcgcccgcccccccaaaacctcggcggtcacgctaacggtcgcgcccggggcgagGACGtcctgctgtgaggccataatcagggccaggcaggaggtcgatctcgcggagatcggcatcaccgatctccggcccaggcgcacggccaccggcggtcacgtcctggagatcgccgggacggagagggcggcaatggcagcggccctggctagccgccaccaaactgtgttccgcgggtccgatgagttcagggtggcgtgcccagttaagttgggcgagatccgcctcatcgggctcgacgattcggtcacccgggaggagatagcagcggcggtggcaaccggaggagtcTGCAgcgcggaggaggtcaaggtgggggagattcgcgccccaccccgtggcctggggagggtctggttgaggtgccccctcaccacagccaacaaggtcgtcaacgcggggaggctgagggtcaGCTGGTCCTCAGCACTGGTCGATGCtctggcggctcgccccctgcagtgctaccgctgcctggagactggacatgtcaggcagcggtgtccatgcggggtcgatcgttcggatcgctgcttcagctgcggcgatctggaccatcgagccagtggctgtacagccccgccgcggtgccccctgtgcaccgattcagggcggcccgcggggcacaggatggaCCAGAGGTTGCCCGTCGGCCTCCGCGAAGAAAcggcggaagaagtccgccaaaaagacgagcgcgaagcagtccccggctgcatcgcccactgggatagcgggccccagcaacgcaggagcagctgtggaggcagcggtggagccggcgcgcaatggggcctaagggtcctttcctgtAGGCCAACTTCAACCACTCGGacggggcgcaggaccttttgctacaaaccctggccgagtggcagattgagattgtggtggtgtcggagccgtaccgcgtactggaccgacccaactggttcggcgatGCGGCGGGCTCcatcgccatcgtcctgggggtcggcacgtccccccgcccgccgatgtcttagcacgggggcgggtttcgtggccgttgactggcGGGGCGTAGCAGTGTTGGGCgagtacgcgccgcccagctggtccctggagcggttcgaggagttcctggactGGTTGGGCAGCattgtggttagctcccacacctggccgacgttggtcttcggggatttcaactcctaggccgaagcctggggatccccgaggaccgacgcgagaggaggggcggtactgctctgggcggccGGCGCGGGGttcctgctcctgaacaggggctctgccagcacctgcgttcgggctcagggggaatccattgtggatctgtgctgggcgtcccctgtggccaggcgcatggtgcaaaattggagggtggcggcgagggagacgctgagcgATCATCTATACAACACCTTCAGcaactccctccccgccgccccaggccggcgcgtggcccgccactgcgtcgctggtcCCGTCCACCAAAGCGAGTGCTGCTGTAGCTGATCTgtcgtcatgcctcttgacgcgcagtcagccggattcgatgatcctggtacatgcctccagtgaaagttctgcgtgatctcctggatttggattaccctgttgcgtacgtaatccttccatttggaggggtgcgtCTTGATCCAAGCCAGCGTAACTTCTGAGTCCGTCCACATAAATGTCTGAGAAACGGACATGTTCAAAGTAGCGTGAACATGCCGCATCAGTTTCGAGAGTAGCAGCGCTGCTGTGAGTTCCAACCTCGGGATGGTCAGACGtttgagtggtgtcactcgcgttttcgagcagatGAGAGAAGTGTGGGTACCCGTGGACGGTGCGTGGACAACGAGATAGACGACGGCTGCCATTGCGAGGACAGAAGCATCTGAGAAACCATGTAGCTCAACTGTTGACGTGGTCAatgtgttgaaccatcgtgGAATGGATAGCCTGGCCAGGCGCGTTAAATCTTCTCTGATGCTGAGCCAGCGATTTGTAATTGAAAGAGGCAGCAGGTCGTCCCAGCCGAGTTCCTGTAACCAGAGCTCTTGAATGAGAATTTTGGCTCTAATAACtacaggtgcaacaaaaccgagaGGATCAAATAGTTGTGCTACTTCTGAGAGGACGAGGCGTTTCGTGAACTGCGTGCGTTGAGTAGCTGATATGGTTGCGAAATTGAATGCGTCTTCATGCGGTGTCCATTTGATTCCGAGAATCTTGGTTTCGCAGTCGTCAAACGAAATTGATGCGTTGTTCTGATTATCTGCGAGGGCTTCAAGCAACGACTTGCTGGTAGAGTGCCATTTTGCCAACGGAAATCCACCCGCTTGGCAAAGTTGCGTCAGCTGACTTGCAACATCCTGTAGATGGTCTGCGGTATCTGCGCCACCAAAAATGTCATCGACGTACCTGCCATTTTTGATGGGTTCGACGGCAAGGGGATATTTCCACCCTTCATCGTCAGCGAGTTGCAAGAGCGTTCTCACGGCTAGGTACGGTGCAGCTTTCGTTCCgtacgtgaccgtggtcagctggtactgcGTTTCCTGTTGAGTTTCATCAAGCCAGAGTATCTGCTGCAAGCTCCAGTCCTCCGGATGCACCTTGATTTGGCGATACATCTTCGTGATGTCGgttgcaaacagatgtttgAATCTGCGTATCCAGATGAGCAGATCTGCGATGTTCAGCATAAGGTTCGGACCGGTGTGGAGAAGATCATTTAATGCGTGTCCTGAAGAAGTTGGGCTGGAGCCATTGAACACCACTCGCAAGGCGGTGGTCGTGCTGCCCAACTTGAGAACGCCATGGtgcggaagaaagtactgaaacggactGATTATTGAGTCAttgttcagtcttaccatGTGACCAAGCTGCTCATTTTCgagcatgaacttggtgtacagctgTTTGTACTGAGCGTCCTTGCTGAATCTTCGGAGTATCCTCTGAAGACAATGGTGCGCCGTCTGGTATGAATTGCCAAGTGCTCGTGGATGAAGCTTgagcggcaatcgcacgatgtaTCTTCCAGAGGAGTCTCGCGAATGCGTGGTCTGGaaatgatcttcgcactcttgctcTTCTTGTGTGAGCAAGGGTGCCGTGTCCTGTGGtggctcttcctgcgtccagaaGCGGCTGAGTAACTCACCCAACTGGCAATCGGTGTTACTGACCGTCACCTGAAGAGAGGTCCTGCGAATGGTCTGAAtgccctcgaggggcccgattacgagccaaccgaagatcgaaagttgagcgatcaacggtgTTGAAGCGTTCCGGATGATGTTTGGCTTGATGACTTGCCTGTATGCGTCGGCTCCGAGAATAATGTCCACCGGTCTGGAGACGAGAAATTGCGGATCTGCTAGATTCAATTTCTCCAGATGCGATGGCAGCGTTGGACGAGCTGGTGGTTCGGATGGTAAGCAAGTGGTCACCTTCGTCAGCACATGTGCTTGAATGGTGACTGAGAGTGGTCTGTAATTTGAATGGAGGGTAATATTGACCACTCCATTCGTCTGCGaggtccttgctccaccaactcCGTGGACATCCAATGAGGAGCGTTGTCTTCTGAGTCTGAGCTGCGTTACTAATGACTCTGAAATCAACGAGACTTCAGAGCCTGAATCAATGAGTATTCTTACTTGCTGCACTGCGAGGTCAGTgtgcactcttgcgagtgcCGTTGCTAAAAGCGTGGTCCGTGGTCAGCGTGTACTGGTTGCGTGGGCTGAACGATTTCTGTGTGCGTGGACTGCGATGGCTGCGGGTGCGTTGACGACTGCACCGTCACTTCAATGTGTGGTAGTTGAAGTAGTTGACGTGGTCTGCGTGGTGGCTGCTGGAGCCGGCGTGGGCGTGGTCTGCGCTGCCGCTGCTGGAAGGCCTGGTACCAGCACCTTGCTGATATCAGCACCATGCAGCATGGTATGGTGAATCTCCTCACAGATCTTGCACCGTTGTCGTGTGCGGCAGCTGCGCAGGTTATGGTGGCCGAGACAGTTCACGCAAAGTGCGTGGGCATTGACCACGTTGGCACGGTCGTGCGGGGTCAGTGCTCTGAACGGTGGGCACGCCGAAAGAAAATGATCTTTCTGGCAGAAAGCGCACGGGTAGAGTGCGGACTGCGTCGACTTGGCGTTGGCTGCGGGTGCTGCGTGGGCTGATGTAGCTGGTCGAGCGGTTCCTGCGTGGACTGCGGCTCGTGCTGGAGCGGAGCGTTGCTGCTAAGGCTGCGTGGTCCTGGATGTCGTGGTCGGCGTGGGCTGTACGGCACGAGCAGTGCTCAGCTGCTCCAGCTGTTAGAGCGTGCGTGCGCGTGCGAGCAGAAACGTGGTCAGCTGTTCGAACGTAGGATAGTCCTTCGTCGTGGCCAGCGAGGACTCCCAATGCTCGCGCGTGTCCGCGTCGAGCAGTCTCACGAGCATGGTGAGGAGGAAACAGTTGTGGACGTCCTCCAGTCCGAACGAGCGGAGCGCTTGCTGCGTCTCCTGGATGATGTTCACCATCTTCAGGAGCGAGGCCGCCTTGCGCATCTTCATCGGCTTGAGGTTGGCAAGCCGATCCATATGCGACTGCACGTTTAGCCGCTTGTTATCGTAGCGGCCATCAAGCAGCTGCCATGCTTGATCAAGCGCGCCATCTGTCGTTGGCAAATGGCTGATCAAATTTGCCGCGTGGACTGTAACGGCTCCCTTCAAGTACAGGAACTTGTCGTGGGCTGCGAGGTCGGCGCGTTCGCTGATGACAGAGGCAAAATGGGCCTTAAACTCTGCCCATTTGCTATAGTCTCCCTCAAATTTCGGGAGAGCGATCTCGGGGAGTCGTGATCTGCTTGCCGAGGACTGCGTGGGCGCGACGGTCGTCGGGGTCGTCGTGGTCTGCGAGGGCTGCTCGTTCTGCTTAATTTTCCGCTCAAGCTGCGCCAGCAACTTGCGAGCAGAAATCACGACGCGCGCTTCGTTGGAAGCCACCTTTTCTTTGAATGCTTTCGAGCTGCGTGGACGGCCAAACCTTCGAGAGGGCAACGTGTTCGCGCTGGAATTCAACATGGATCTCCAGAATCGTGTCCCTCATGAGCTCCGGTTCTTCTGGCGCAACGTCTGCGGGGGCCTTGTTGAGGGTCACCTGCAGGTCCTCCACCATGGCCAGGAGGGTGTCAAGACGCTCCTCCTGGACACGGGAGCGCACCTGGAGATCCGCTGTGAGGCGCGTGGGCGAGCGCGTGCgcgtggtctgcgtggtctCTTCAGGGACTTGCAGCGTGGTCGGCGAGCGTGGACGAGCGGCCTGCGATGGCTGCGTGGTCGCTTCCGTTGCGTGGTCTGCGTCGAGCTCTGTTGCCGTCATGGCCGCCGGCGTCTCTTCCGGTTTCGAGGCCGGAGACGGATCGCGTGATTTCGGCATTCTAATAAAGTGTCACTGAGTACTTTTAGAAATACACAGAAATTCACCCGCGTCACGTTAACGGCACAATTCACCACCTCACCGTGTTCCGCGCACACAAAGCAAGTCACTAAGTTCGCGTGAAGCGCGGTCACTACACGTAATGCCGGCGAAACACTACCGTTACGCGTCGCAACGACCGTTACGCGAGCCGGGGCGTGTGTATCCTGCTCGAAGGACCAATATACTGAATGAGAGGggaatgtatattacgtctCTGATGGAAAtacagtaacaattatattgtaattaaacgtatactacattatctcatatagatatagtaacaacgacattgttattaaatgcatatttcgttatatctcatgtggatatagcaataatgacaaggttattaaacgtatatttcattatatctcacgtggatatagtaataatgacattgttgctaaatatatattacattatatctcatgtagatatagtaataatgacattgttattaaatgtatattacatatctgatgtagatttagtaacaattgtattgttattaaatgtacatttcggtatatctcatgtggatatagtaatagtgacattgttattatatgtatattacattatatctcatgtagatatggtaataatggcattgttattaaatgtatattacattatatctcatgtagatatagtaacaatgacattgttattaaatgtatatgccattatatctcatgtggatgtagtaataatgacattgttgctaaatatatatccACTAtgtctcatgtagatatagtaataatgacattgttgctaaatatatattgcactatatctcatgtagatacagtaatcagggcattgtttaaaatgtatattacattatatctcatgtagatatataataatgacaatttaattaaatgtatattacgtatctgatttagatatcgtaacaattatattgctattaaatgtatattacaatatatctcatgtggatatagtattaatgacattgttgctaaatatatattacattatatctcatgtagctATAGCAATAATgtcattgttgctaaatatatattacattatatcacatgtggatatagtgataatgacattgttgctaaatatatattacattatatctcatgtagatatagtaataatgacattgttatttaatgtttattacagttgtgatgtagatatactaacaaatttattgtcatcaaatgtatattacattatatctcatgtagatatagcaataatgatattgttgctaagtatatattacattacatctcatgtagatatagtaacaacgacattgttattaaatgcatatttcgttatatctcatgtggatatagcaataatgacaaggttattaaacgtatatttcattatatctcacgtggatatagtaataatgacattgttgctaaatatatattacattatatctcatgtagatatagcaataatgacattgttgctaaatatatattacattatatctcatgtagatatagtaataatgacattgttatttaatatttattgcatatgtgatgtagatatactaacaattatattgtcatcaaatgtatattacaatatatcgcATGTAGGTATAGttacaattatattgtcattaaatgtatattacattatctcatgtagatatagcaataaggatattgatattaaatgtatattatatatctgaaatagatatagtaacaattatattgttattaaatgtatatttcattatatctcatgtggatgtagtaataatgacattgttgctaaatatatattacattatgtctcatgtagatatagtaataatgacattgttgctaaatatatattgcactatatctcatgtagatatagtaataatgacattgttattatatgtatattacattatatctcatgtagatatataataatgacaattttattaaatgtatattacgtatctgatttagatatcgtaacaattatattgctattaaatgtatattacaatatatctcatgtggatatagtaataatgacattgttgctaaatatatattacattatatctcatgtagctatagcaataatgacattgttgctaaatatatattacattatatcacatgtggatatagtgataatgacattgttgctaaatatatattacattatatctcatgtagatatagtaataatgacattgttatttaatgtttattacatatgtgatgtagatataccaacaattatattgtcatcaaatgtatattacaatatatcgcatgtagacatagttacaattatattgtcattaaatgtatattacattatctgatgtagatatagcaataatgatattgttattaaatgtatattatatatctgaaatagatatagtaacaattatattgttattaaatgtacatttcggtatatctcatgtagatatagtaataatgacgttgttattatatgtatattacattatatctcatgtagatatagtaataatgacattgttatttaatatttattacatatgtgatgtagatatactaacaattatattgtcatcaaatgtatattacaatatatcgcATGTAGGTATAGttacaattatattgtcattaaatgtatattacattatctcatgtagatatagcaataaggatattgatattaaatgtatattatatatctgaaatagatatagtaacaattatattgttattaaatgtatatttcattatatctcatgtggatgtagtaataatgacattgttgctaaatatatattacattatgtctcatgtagatatagtaataatgacattgttgctaaatatatattgcactatatctcatgtagatacagtaatcagggcattgtttaaaatgtatattacattatatctcatgtagatatataataatgacaattttattaaatgtatattacgtatctgatttagatatcgtaacaattatattgctattaaatgtatattacaatatatctcatgtggatatagtaataatgacattgttgctaaatatatattacattatatctcatgtagctatagcaataatgacattgttgctaaatatatattacattatatcacatgtggatatagtgataatgacattgttgctaaatatatattacattatatctcatgtagatatagtaataatgacattgttatttaatgtttattacatatgtgatgtagatatac comes from Osmia bicornis bicornis unplaced genomic scaffold, iOsmBic2.1, whole genome shotgun sequence and encodes:
- the LOC114881437 gene encoding uncharacterized protein LOC114881437, with translation MSTEPLSVTIQAHVLTKVTTCLPSEPPARPTLPSHLEKLNLADPQFLVSRPVDIILGADAYRTSLQVTVSNTDCQLGELLSRFWTQEEPPQDTAPLLTQEEQECEDHFQTTHSRDSSGRYIVRLPLKLHPRALGNSYQTAHHCLQRILRRFSKDAQYKQLYTKFMLENEQLGHMVRLNNDSIISPFQYFLPHHGVLKLGSTTTALRVVFNGSSPTSSGHALNDLLHTGPNLMLNIADLLIWIRRFKHLFATDITKMYRQIKVHPEDWSLQQILWLDETQQETQYQLTTVTYGTKAAPYLAVRTLLQLADDEGWKYPLAVEPIKNGRYVDDIFGGADTADHLQDVASQLTQLCQAGGFPLAKWHSTSKSLLEALADNQNNASISFDDCETKILGIKWTPHEDAFNFATISATQRTQFTKRLVLSEVAQLFDPLGFVAPVVIRAKILIQELWLQELGWDDLLPLSITNRWLSIREDLTRLARLSIPRWFNTLTTSTVELHGFSDASVLAMAAVVYLVVHAPSTGTHTSLICSKTRVTPLKRLTIPRLELTAALLLSKLMRHVHATLNMSVSQTFMWTDSE